The Collimonas sp. PA-H2 genome contains a region encoding:
- a CDS encoding VOC family protein — protein MHKQIYVNLPVKDLPRSMAFFKSLGYTFNAKFTNEQAACMELGENLYVMLLVEKFFEGFAKKPVSDATRQTEVLLCVSCDSRHHVDKLVALAMAAGAQQMEEPKDYGFMYSNSFHDLDGHAWEMMYMEPEAAGQAASAGSEKQGATV, from the coding sequence ATGCACAAGCAAATCTATGTCAACCTGCCGGTCAAAGACCTGCCCAGGTCCATGGCTTTCTTCAAGAGCCTTGGCTATACCTTCAATGCAAAATTCACCAATGAGCAGGCGGCCTGCATGGAGCTGGGCGAGAATCTGTATGTCATGCTGCTGGTGGAAAAATTTTTCGAGGGCTTTGCAAAAAAGCCGGTCAGCGATGCCACCAGGCAGACTGAAGTGCTGCTTTGCGTTTCTTGCGACAGCCGCCATCATGTGGACAAACTGGTGGCGCTTGCCATGGCGGCAGGCGCACAGCAGATGGAAGAACCGAAGGACTATGGCTTCATGTATAGCAACAGTTTCCACGATCTCGACGGCCACGCGTGGGAAATGATGTACATGGAGCCGGAAGCTGCTGGGCAAGCAGCGTCTGCAGGCAGCGAGAAGCAGGGCGCAACAGTGTAA
- a CDS encoding YciI family protein — MNYLCLVYLAPDQLHACPDNVCFAFGQELRESGHYVAAQALKPVESATTVRIRNGQMSLTDGPFAETKEQLAGFYLIDAKDLNEAIHWASKIPPARFGSIEVRPVRELELTGLPSMSATV, encoded by the coding sequence ATGAATTACCTATGCCTCGTCTATCTTGCGCCTGACCAGCTGCACGCTTGTCCGGATAACGTGTGTTTTGCTTTTGGCCAGGAATTGCGCGAAAGCGGCCACTATGTCGCCGCCCAGGCGCTCAAGCCGGTCGAAAGCGCTACCACCGTGCGCATACGCAACGGCCAGATGTCGCTGACCGACGGCCCCTTTGCCGAAACCAAAGAGCAGCTGGCGGGCTTCTATCTGATCGACGCCAAGGACTTGAACGAAGCGATCCACTGGGCGTCGAAAATTCCGCCGGCGCGTTTTGGCAGCATCGAAGTGCGGCCGGTGCGAGAGCTTGAGCTCACCGGCCTGCCATCCATGTCCGCCACTGTCTGA
- a CDS encoding VOC family protein: MQKISPFLWFDGRAEEAMNFYTSVFKDAKIGDVQRYGDAGPGPKGSVMSATFQLHGQDFIALNGGPQFSFTPAISFFVNCESQEEVDELWNKFLDGGEPQGCGWIRDKFGLCWQIIPTVLGRMLQDKDRQKSQRVMQAMLKMTKIDVALLTQAYEQQ, translated from the coding sequence ATGCAAAAAATCTCTCCGTTCTTATGGTTCGATGGTCGCGCCGAAGAGGCCATGAATTTTTATACCTCGGTGTTCAAGGACGCCAAGATTGGCGACGTCCAGCGCTATGGCGATGCGGGCCCGGGGCCGAAGGGCTCGGTCATGTCGGCCACGTTCCAGCTGCATGGCCAGGATTTCATCGCGCTCAACGGCGGCCCGCAATTCAGCTTCACGCCGGCCATCTCCTTCTTTGTGAACTGCGAAAGCCAGGAGGAAGTGGATGAGTTGTGGAACAAGTTCCTGGACGGCGGCGAGCCGCAGGGTTGCGGCTGGATCAGGGATAAATTCGGGCTGTGCTGGCAGATCATCCCGACCGTCCTGGGCCGGATGCTGCAGGACAAGGATCGGCAAAAATCCCAGCGGGTCATGCAGGCCATGTTGAAAATGACCAAGATCGACGTCGCGCTGCTGACCCAAGCTTACGAACAGCAGTAA
- a CDS encoding glycine zipper 2TM domain-containing protein, whose amino-acid sequence MKTTQKLAVSAITLMMALGLSACDGMSRRGADTAIGAGIGAVGGAVLTNGSALGTVGGAAVGGVIGNQAGKR is encoded by the coding sequence ATGAAAACGACTCAAAAACTGGCAGTCAGTGCGATTACCTTGATGATGGCGCTTGGCTTGAGCGCTTGCGACGGCATGTCCCGGCGCGGCGCGGACACAGCCATCGGCGCCGGCATAGGCGCGGTCGGCGGCGCCGTGTTAACCAACGGCAGCGCCCTGGGCACCGTGGGCGGCGCAGCGGTTGGCGGCGTGATCGGCAACCAGGCTGGCAAGCGCTAA
- a CDS encoding class I fructose-bisphosphate aldolase: MNIDELKSVARAIVADQKGILAADESGPTIKKRFDAIKLECSEENRRRYREILFTTVGAERYLGGVILYDETLHQSSKEGIPFAELLSGRGIIPGIKVDGGAKPLALHAGEKITEGLDGLRERLQEYGQLGAKFAKWRGVIEIDAAALPSSYAIRANAHALARYAALCQEAGIVPIVEPEVLMDGAHSLERCEAVSAQVLEAVFEELAAHGVALEGMLLKPNMIIAGMKSPQQADIGQVAAATIRCLARHVPPAVPGIVFLSGGQGAEDATAHLSAMNQLGPFPWQLSFSYGRALQAPVLDSWKGVEQNVTEAQKIFLRRCQLNSLACAGNYDSSMESGA, from the coding sequence ATGAATATCGACGAACTGAAATCGGTTGCACGCGCCATCGTGGCGGATCAAAAGGGCATTCTTGCGGCGGACGAAAGCGGACCGACGATCAAGAAACGTTTCGATGCAATCAAGCTGGAATGCAGCGAAGAAAACCGCCGCCGCTATCGCGAAATCCTGTTCACTACCGTGGGAGCAGAGCGCTATCTGGGCGGCGTCATCCTCTACGATGAAACCTTGCACCAGAGTAGTAAGGAAGGAATTCCCTTCGCCGAGCTGCTGAGCGGCCGCGGCATTATCCCCGGCATCAAGGTCGACGGCGGCGCCAAGCCGCTGGCGCTGCACGCCGGCGAAAAGATCACCGAAGGGCTGGACGGCTTGCGCGAACGCCTGCAGGAATATGGACAGCTGGGAGCGAAGTTTGCCAAATGGCGCGGGGTGATAGAGATCGACGCCGCCGCGCTGCCGAGCAGCTATGCGATCCGAGCCAACGCGCACGCCCTGGCGCGTTATGCCGCCTTGTGCCAGGAAGCTGGCATCGTCCCCATCGTCGAACCCGAAGTACTGATGGATGGCGCGCACAGCCTGGAACGCTGCGAAGCAGTCAGTGCGCAAGTGCTGGAAGCGGTGTTCGAAGAGCTGGCGGCACATGGCGTCGCGCTGGAAGGCATGCTGCTCAAGCCGAACATGATCATCGCCGGCATGAAATCGCCGCAGCAGGCCGATATTGGGCAGGTGGCCGCGGCCACCATACGTTGCCTGGCGCGTCATGTGCCGCCGGCCGTGCCGGGCATCGTCTTCCTGTCAGGCGGCCAGGGCGCGGAGGATGCCACCGCGCATCTGAGCGCCATGAACCAGCTCGGTCCGTTTCCCTGGCAGCTGAGTTTTTCCTATGGGCGGGCGTTGCAGGCGCCGGTGCTGGACAGCTGGAAAGGAGTAGAGCAGAACGTGACGGAAGCGCAAAAGATTTTCTTGCGGCGCTGCCAGCTGAACAGCCTGGCCTGTGCAGGCAATTACGACAGCAGCATGGAGAGCGGCGCTTAG
- a CDS encoding C13 family peptidase, whose amino-acid sequence MHRTKSGLVPGACGRTLAFMRHAAIFAVFSGLAIGAAGAAAPAADAVTPDGGQYYGPLVNGKLQGKGKVVWANGDTYEGNFEQGLFSGKGKYKSGADFQYEGDYKAGSRTGQGRSVDFMGSVYVGHFLDGEFDGQGKSTKYDGSVYEGSFVRGLYEGTGKWTDKEQEYVGVFKQGKFSGKGEIKYKNGRKYKGNFASGHFQGQGRYEVRAGEYYEGEFSNNDFTGHGIYQAQNGSRHVGTFKKWLPDGPGRFSDAAGNTYEGAFEAGELNQPGRFVGKDGSRYQGDFKDGKFDGMGIYRNTDGDEYKGSFAYDLFNGGGILSYASPQKDGRSTDIGAWRYGKLVDKAAERQTKINIETALYGQRALLDKTLAALAPHAPGKINLYLLAVAGDGSQEVFRRETEFVRKQFDRDFGTQGRSMVLVNSRNTVAEQPMATVTSIRESLNAIAGKMDKENDILFLYLSSHGSQSHELSLAQNGMTLRYLEAKELAKLLEETGIRWKVVVVSACYAGGFIDPLKNAHTMVIAAARRDRTSFGCADDNDFTYFGRAFFQKSLPASASFSEAFDKAKVLVTTWETDDTKLKDDDGEILHSEPQMYHTATIDAYLKKWREQTTTPAGQAAQAK is encoded by the coding sequence ATGCACAGGACCAAATCCGGACTCGTCCCAGGCGCTTGCGGCCGCACGCTCGCCTTCATGCGCCATGCCGCCATATTTGCTGTCTTTAGCGGACTGGCGATTGGCGCGGCCGGCGCCGCCGCGCCCGCTGCGGACGCGGTGACGCCGGATGGCGGCCAATATTACGGGCCGCTGGTCAATGGCAAACTGCAGGGAAAAGGAAAAGTAGTCTGGGCCAACGGCGATACCTACGAGGGTAATTTTGAACAAGGATTATTTTCCGGGAAAGGAAAATACAAATCCGGCGCCGACTTCCAGTACGAAGGCGATTACAAGGCTGGCAGCAGGACCGGCCAAGGCAGGTCCGTCGATTTCATGGGATCGGTCTACGTCGGCCATTTCCTCGACGGCGAATTCGACGGACAAGGAAAATCCACCAAGTACGACGGCTCCGTTTACGAAGGCTCTTTCGTCAGGGGTCTGTATGAAGGAACAGGAAAATGGACCGACAAGGAACAGGAATATGTCGGTGTATTCAAGCAAGGAAAGTTTTCCGGAAAAGGCGAAATAAAGTACAAGAACGGGCGCAAATACAAGGGCAATTTCGCCAGCGGCCACTTTCAGGGCCAAGGACGATACGAGGTCCGGGCCGGCGAATATTACGAAGGTGAATTCAGCAACAACGATTTCACCGGCCACGGCATTTACCAGGCACAGAACGGCTCGCGCCATGTCGGCACCTTCAAGAAATGGCTGCCCGACGGCCCCGGCCGCTTTTCCGATGCCGCCGGCAATACCTATGAAGGCGCATTTGAGGCCGGCGAGCTGAATCAGCCAGGGCGCTTCGTCGGCAAGGACGGCAGCCGCTACCAAGGTGATTTCAAGGATGGAAAATTCGACGGCATGGGGATTTACCGCAACACCGACGGCGACGAATACAAGGGCAGCTTTGCGTACGACCTGTTTAACGGCGGCGGCATCCTGAGCTACGCGTCGCCGCAGAAAGACGGCCGCAGCACGGATATCGGCGCCTGGCGTTACGGCAAGCTGGTGGACAAGGCCGCAGAACGACAAACAAAAATCAATATCGAAACCGCACTGTACGGCCAGCGCGCATTGCTCGACAAAACCCTGGCGGCGCTTGCGCCGCATGCACCGGGGAAAATCAATCTCTATCTGCTGGCAGTTGCCGGCGACGGCTCGCAAGAGGTATTTCGCCGCGAAACCGAATTTGTCCGCAAACAGTTCGATCGCGATTTCGGCACTCAGGGGCGATCGATGGTGCTGGTTAACAGCCGCAACACCGTGGCCGAGCAACCGATGGCGACGGTGACCAGCATCCGCGAGAGCCTGAATGCGATCGCCGGAAAAATGGATAAGGAAAACGACATCCTCTTTCTCTACCTGAGCAGCCACGGATCGCAAAGCCATGAGTTGTCGCTGGCGCAAAACGGCATGACCCTGCGCTACCTGGAGGCCAAGGAATTGGCGAAACTGCTGGAGGAAACGGGGATACGCTGGAAGGTAGTGGTTGTATCCGCCTGCTATGCCGGCGGCTTCATCGATCCGCTAAAGAATGCGCACACCATGGTGATTGCCGCCGCGCGCCGCGACCGCACCTCCTTCGGCTGCGCCGACGACAATGACTTCACCTATTTCGGCAGAGCGTTTTTCCAGAAGTCCTTGCCGGCCAGCGCTTCGTTCAGCGAAGCCTTCGACAAGGCGAAGGTGCTGGTCACCACCTGGGAAACAGACGATACCAAGCTCAAAGACGACGATGGCGAAATACTGCATTCCGAACCGCAGATGTATCACACGGCAACGATTGACGCTTACCTGAAAAAATGGCGGGAGCAGACGACCACGCCCGCCGGCCAGGCAGCACAAGCCAAATAA
- a CDS encoding Crp/Fnr family transcriptional regulator — protein sequence MGTVENHLVKLLPRRERSRLFAVCETIRLEPGEVLCEPGKAITHAYFPLEASISLLALIDGSQGVEIAMVGREGMLGVQLVLGVTAASVHALVQSPGAALRITAAALRNELAHSPVLLRSMNHYLYVRMAQMATSAACLRFHLIGPRLARRLLMSQDRIHADSFHVTHEFLAAMLGVRREGITTAASALQRSGLIAYRRGNLTVLDRQGLEAAACGCYAAEREAYAALLC from the coding sequence TTGGGCACCGTCGAGAACCATCTTGTCAAGCTGCTTCCGCGCAGGGAGCGCTCGCGTTTGTTTGCGGTCTGCGAGACCATCCGGCTGGAGCCCGGCGAAGTGCTGTGCGAACCCGGCAAGGCAATCACCCATGCCTATTTTCCGCTGGAGGCTTCGATCTCATTGCTGGCCCTGATTGACGGCAGCCAAGGGGTGGAAATCGCCATGGTGGGGCGCGAAGGGATGCTGGGCGTGCAATTGGTGCTTGGAGTGACGGCCGCGTCGGTGCATGCGCTGGTTCAAAGTCCCGGCGCTGCACTGCGCATCACCGCCGCCGCATTGCGCAACGAACTGGCGCACAGTCCGGTCTTACTGCGCAGCATGAATCACTATCTTTATGTGCGCATGGCGCAGATGGCGACATCGGCCGCCTGCCTGCGTTTTCATTTGATCGGACCGCGGCTGGCGCGCCGGCTATTGATGAGCCAGGACCGGATTCACGCCGACAGTTTCCATGTCACGCACGAGTTCCTGGCCGCCATGCTCGGCGTGCGGCGCGAAGGCATCACGACTGCTGCGAGCGCCTTGCAACGGAGCGGGCTGATTGCGTATCGGCGTGGAAATCTGACTGTGCTTGACCGGCAGGGGCTGGAAGCGGCTGCCTGCGGTTGTTACGCGGCAGAACGCGAGGCCTATGCCGCCTTATTGTGCTGA